TAACACTAAATAAATGACTATTTGACCAGTTCTCACAACCCGCCCTAAACATCTAGAGTACTATTttgacaaaatggctgaaatatTTTGTATATTGTCGTTTTTACTTAGAGCATTGTGAACATGTACAACAGTCTTTAAATTAATGGCAATAATGCTTAATGCCATGTAAATGTGTTTAATTTAAACCCTTAGTTGGTGCAAACTGACGTATGTTCAGTAGGGAATATTTattttgataacaaaccaaaaaatCGGAATATCATTTTGATAAAACGGTAGGATATGGCTGTAATTTGTCATGGTGTAAATATTTGTCTTCAATTAAAAAAACTTAAGGCCCATCCTTGAACTGTTACCCTGCTTGAGGttatcaaaataaaaaataaactcctccttcctccacatTATATTACCACTTTCCCCAACACGGGTAGAGCTTTTTAGTTCAAGTACATGGCAGACTTGTGACAGGTAACCAAACAGCACAATCTTCCTCCCTGACGACCTTCCCCTCATTGATACTACATTAAAAAGTCCGATAAAGATTCCTTGGAAGCCGTCAGAAACATGGGCTCCAATAGCCCGTCTCTTTAGCGGGTGAAGATGGATAGAGTCATGAGTGGACCGGGGAACTGACAGGAAGACCCTAACTGAATCCCCTCAGCCTACCCATTCCCAGAAGTTCTTGTATTTATTCATGAGATAATCGGAGCGGTTAAAGAAACATGGAGGCCTCTCCAcccaaccagccaatcaggagtGTCACACTGCGTAAACATATCCAATAATCTGGGCTCTACGAGAACATAAACAATTGATGACGAGGAAGTGTTAGGGGTCGCGATGGATACCAGGTTGAGCCTGATGTCCTAGGGCTCTTCCTGTATAAACCACACCTCGTTGCGGCGGCTGTAGACTTTGAGTGGCGGGTCGTAGGTGCAGCAGAAGTACTGTTTGCGCTGGAAGGGGGCGGTCTCTCCCAACGTGCGCGTCAGCCGGGACGCCTCCACTCGGTACTCGCTCTCCCCAGCGAAGCCCCCGAActgcctgtggggggggggggggggagtaaagggggagagaggggggaaacaaggagacagagggagacagagagggggggagtgagagagaaaaaggcaaagatggagagaaagaggagagggggagggagggagggagggagaaaaagagggggagaaacagagagagggagacagagggagagacagatgaggATAGATTTCCAAGAGCGTGTTCCCCAAAACGGTTACAAAGCTGTACATCCCGCGACACGTGAACTGCCCAAATGTTGCATGGCAGAGAGACGGGCAATATGCCCGTCGAGCCAGAACTGCATGACATTGCTGAGAGTATTGAGACTCCACCCACAGTGCATAGACGGTCATGCCCTGCTGCTCCGTGATCCGGATGGAGGAGTCGACGGGGGCCGGCGGGCTAGTCTGATACTGGGTGGGGATCTTGAGGGCCACCACCAGGCGTCGTGACATCACGCCGTCATCCCTGGGGAACACTGTGATGATGATGGGTGGCGCTGTGCCCATGGCCTCACctggagagcgaaagagagggaggttagagagagagacagagagagagagaagttagagagagagaaagatgttttttcttttacatttagtcatttagcagacgctcttatccagaacgacttacagtaagtacagggacattttccccgaagcaagtagggtgaagtgccttgcccaaggacacaacgtcatttggcacggccaggaatcgaatcaacaaccttctgattaatagcccaactccctaaccgcccagccatctgaccctacATCACAATGAACTAAACTGCGATCGACCTAATCTTCAAATAATAGTCAGAAGAACAAACTCATGAATGATGAAGCCCACTTGTTTCCCAGTCATTTTGATATGGTTTCAGTCTTTTCCTACCCCTCTTAGGCTTGTCCAAAAAGAGCCTATAGTAAATGAGTTATGGGGGGGATTGCATAATTTTTCTAATATGTATTGCATCTATTTCATTAGACTATAAACTCCATCTTGCATCCTAATGTAAACCTTGTTGGTCCCAAAACCTTTCAGTTGAAATATATTTTCAGCAAATAATATAATTGGTCTTGCTTTACCAAACCTTTGATAGATAATTGACATCGCTTTTCACACCGAGACACACAAGAACATTGGTCTGGACAGCcagctctctgattggctgacctTCCTCGTTGCTTCCTCCGATGTACATCAGCAACTTCCTGATGAGCTCGCCGGTCACCTGATCGAACGTCCGCCCCTCCGAGCTCACCACCGCATACTTGGCCGCGTCATACCTCCGCACCTCGTAGCTGACCCCTTCCtgggacagggttagggttagggggggggaggggggagaaacggAGGGAGGAAAATCGAGACCGGAAAATACATGACTCacctatgacacacacacattgacaaacTCGCTCAGAGCGGGAAAGGGCCCGAGCACCAAAGGGCTTGTCtcagaggcgtgtgtgtgtgtgtgtgtgtgtgtgtgtgtgtgtgtgtgtgtgtgtgtgtgtgtgtgtgtgtgtgtgcgagtgtgtgtcgaGGTGAGGTCGGCCCAGGCCGGGGCTGCTAATAAGCAGCGAGCAGAAGCCACACAGGTCCTCTCAGGACGGTAGAAAAGAAGCACAGCGCGACCAAAAGGGccctggaagaggagaggatcacACCAAATACGCTGATTCGATCTTGTTTCCTTTTCCTTCCTTTTCATCCTTTGCTCCGCGGGCAAGAGGCCCTGCAGGGGTCATTCAGTCTAAAGCGAGTAATAGGACCGGGAGGTCTGTACTTATgtaatagacacacacacatacatatgcgcacacacgcaccattcgagttcacacacacgcacacacagacgggtAAGCTAATACGtttatgtgcacacacacacaagcccatgCTTGCGtacggccacacacacatgcgcatgcTCGTGAATGCTCACAAtccaacacacccacaaacacacgcatgcttGTGTTACGCTCacgttcagacacacacacacacatacagagcaaACAGAGCTGTGTTGTAAGAGCGTGTGGGGTTAATGTTGTGCACACTCACTCGCTGACTTGACTGCTCTGCTGCCTGTTGTTATAAATGTCATGGTGTACTTGCCTAAGAGGCAGGCTTATGctgcaaaaaaacatttatgaCCAGAGGTCTGGACAGAGCCTGTCTCCTGTTCCTGACTGAGGCCTCCATGTACCACGAAATCTGCAGGAGCACAGCTGCCTACCATCCGAGCTTCCGAACGGGTTTGCaggagtgtgtgcgagtgtgcacgcgcgtgtgtgtagtgtgagaAAGATGtcgagagtgatagagagagataacGAGAGGGAGAGTGTTAACAAGCTATCACTTGTTATATTTTCACTCTGAATATCAAACGTTACCAGCAGTGGTTCAGCTGAACACGTTAGCGAGAAAGGACAAACTGAGTGGGaagcctggcagacagacagatggacagacacagTGCTCAGTCTCTGCTCAGTATCTGCCAGGCCTGACGCTAACTCCATATCTTTAACTACTCCTTAGCTTTAACCGGCTAATATTAGCACATTCCACCATAATCATTGTCCATGCACAGACAGTATTCATCCACAGAAGTTTCTGGATACAAGCTCGACACAGGCTCAAAGtaacaccccccacacacacacacactaattgcACCTTCAAACTGAAAGCTGAGGTACAGGGCATTCAATTACCTCGGTCCGTGTGGTACCTATGAGGAACAACGAGGGTGGTGATGAAGACATGTTCCCCTGAGCAACACGATGGTAATGACCATGCAGGGGTCTAGCTCTCATCGCTGGAGCCTAATCACAGGGCATCGTAATTGCAGTGACATCCATTGTTTTATTGTTCAGCGAGGATATTTCACTCTCTagttctccttttctctctctttttttcataATTTAAGTGATACATTGGCCACATTAAGGACGAATGGGAGAACAGGTTGAGCAAAAGCCTCACGCAAAACAGTTATGAACAGGAAAGCGGAACGTTTGTGCGTATGTGCGtgttcatgtgtgcgtgtgtgtgcgtgtgtgcgcaggTCAGGTCTATGTCATCTGTATTCAATGTCAGGTTTAATTAAGAGCATTAGGTTTCAGCGACACCCCAATTGGACGACGATCAGGTGGCGAGGTGAGATTTCCATGCGGTCGTTTAGGCTC
Above is a window of Hypomesus transpacificus isolate Combined female chromosome 17, fHypTra1, whole genome shotgun sequence DNA encoding:
- the LOC124479346 gene encoding heme-binding protein 1-like: MFGMIKNSLFGNTEETEYKLLSSETKEGVSYEVRRYDAAKYAVVSSEGRTFDQVTGELIRKLLMYIGGSNEEGEAMGTAPPIIITVFPRDDGVMSRRLVVALKIPTQYQTSPPAPVDSSIRITEQQGMTVYALQFGGFAGESEYRVEASRLTRTLGETAPFQRKQYFCCTYDPPLKVYSRRNEVWFIQEEP